A window of the Streptomyces sp. NBC_00250 genome harbors these coding sequences:
- a CDS encoding amidohydrolase: protein MTGPSTSMPVVGLVPAPRREHEHADLLVRNAKVFTGDSDRPEARAVAIRDGRVAALGDDHDLAHLVGPGTKVVDALGRRVIPGLNDSHLHVIRGGLNYVLELRWDGVRSLRHALAMLREQAGRTPKGQWIRVVGGWTAEQFAERRMPTVAELNAAAPDTPVFVLHLYQSALMNRAAVKAAGFTRETPDPRGGQIVRGRDSEPNGVLLAAPSALVLYSTLAKAPALDEADKRTSTRHFLRELNRFGLTSAVDAAGGFQNFPDNYATVTDLARSGELTLRIAYHLFPQTAGQELADLKRWTEMVKPGDGDEWLRLNGAGENLTWAAADFENFSEPRPELAAGYETEFESAVRLLLENGWGFRLHATYDETIRRDLAVFEKLAAEGLFPGGNRWLFDHAETVSADSLDRIAALGGAVSVQNRMSFQGAAFLDRYGAEAAAHTPPVRAMLDRGLTVAAGTDATRVSSYNPWVALHWLVTGRTVGGTALCPAGNLLDRETALGLYTRGGAQLTGEQDVKGTLREGSYGDLAILSDDYLTVPEDVIPDIESVLTVVGGRIVYATAEYEGLDEAVPPVSPEWSPVAHFGGYQSGARQASLVAEAVAESEQHRRWRVARGSVPDTQPSFVDPCFEH from the coding sequence ATGACCGGGCCGTCGACGAGCATGCCGGTGGTGGGCCTCGTCCCCGCCCCGCGTCGGGAGCACGAGCACGCCGACCTCCTCGTCCGCAACGCCAAGGTCTTCACCGGTGACTCCGACCGACCCGAGGCCCGTGCCGTCGCGATCCGCGACGGCAGGGTCGCGGCCCTCGGCGACGACCACGACCTCGCCCACCTCGTCGGGCCGGGCACGAAGGTCGTCGACGCCCTCGGCCGCCGGGTGATCCCCGGCCTCAACGACTCGCACCTGCATGTCATCCGGGGCGGCCTGAACTACGTCCTGGAGCTGCGCTGGGACGGCGTACGAAGCCTTCGACACGCCCTCGCGATGCTGCGCGAGCAGGCCGGCCGCACCCCGAAGGGGCAGTGGATCCGGGTGGTGGGCGGCTGGACCGCCGAGCAGTTCGCCGAGCGCAGGATGCCGACCGTCGCGGAGCTGAACGCCGCCGCCCCCGACACCCCGGTCTTCGTCCTGCACCTGTACCAGTCGGCGCTGATGAACCGGGCCGCGGTCAAGGCGGCCGGGTTCACCCGGGAGACCCCCGACCCCCGGGGCGGGCAGATCGTCCGGGGCCGGGACAGCGAACCCAACGGCGTCCTCCTCGCGGCGCCGAGCGCTCTCGTCCTGTACTCGACGCTGGCCAAGGCACCTGCTCTCGACGAGGCCGACAAGCGGACGTCGACGCGCCACTTCCTGCGCGAGCTGAACCGCTTCGGACTGACGTCCGCGGTCGACGCCGCCGGCGGCTTCCAGAACTTCCCCGACAACTACGCGACGGTTACCGACCTCGCCAGGTCGGGGGAGCTGACCCTCCGGATCGCCTACCACCTCTTCCCGCAGACGGCCGGGCAGGAACTCGCCGACCTGAAGCGCTGGACCGAGATGGTCAAGCCCGGGGACGGGGACGAGTGGCTCCGCCTCAACGGCGCGGGAGAGAATCTGACCTGGGCCGCCGCCGACTTCGAGAACTTCTCCGAGCCCCGGCCCGAGCTCGCCGCGGGCTACGAGACCGAGTTCGAGAGCGCCGTACGGCTCCTGCTCGAGAACGGCTGGGGCTTCCGGCTCCACGCGACCTACGACGAGACCATCCGCCGCGACCTGGCCGTCTTCGAGAAGCTGGCCGCGGAGGGACTCTTCCCCGGCGGCAACCGCTGGCTCTTCGACCACGCGGAGACCGTCTCGGCCGACAGCCTGGATCGGATCGCGGCCCTCGGCGGCGCCGTGTCCGTGCAGAACCGCATGTCCTTCCAGGGCGCCGCGTTCCTCGACCGTTACGGCGCCGAGGCCGCCGCCCACACCCCGCCGGTCCGGGCCATGCTCGACCGCGGCCTGACTGTCGCCGCCGGAACCGACGCCACCCGCGTCTCCTCGTACAACCCGTGGGTCGCGCTGCACTGGCTGGTCACCGGGCGCACCGTCGGCGGCACCGCGCTCTGTCCGGCGGGGAACCTGCTCGACCGGGAGACCGCCCTCGGCCTCTACACCCGGGGCGGAGCGCAGCTCACCGGCGAGCAGGACGTCAAGGGAACCCTGCGAGAAGGGTCGTACGGCGACCTCGCGATCCTGTCCGACGACTACCTCACCGTGCCCGAGGACGTCATCCCCGACATCGAGTCCGTCCTCACCGTCGTCGGCGGCCGCATCGTCTACGCGACCGCGGAGTACGAGGGTCTCGACGAGGCCGTCCCGCCGGTGAGCCCCGAGTGGAGCCCCGTCGCCCACTTCGGCGGCTACCAGAGCGGCGCCCGTCAGGCCTCGCTCGTGGCCGAGGCCGTCGCCGAGTCCGAGCAGCACCGCCGGTGGCGCGTCGCGCGCGGCTCCGTCCCCGACACACAGCCGTCGTTCGTCGACCCCTGCTTCGAGCACTGA
- a CDS encoding alpha/beta hydrolase — protein sequence MKNRPVLEPAAQSFADATAQPPYLYQIPVAEGRKAVDDVQNGEGVPLPDVDEEWTTVHGGPTGDVRARIVRPRGATGPLPVILYIHGAGWVFGNAHTHDRLVRELAVGTGAAVVFPEYDLSPEARYPVAIEQNYSVAQWVAREGHHKDLDGTRIAVAGDSVGGNMTAALTLMAKQRGDVTLVQQVLFYPVTDASFDTDSYHAFAEGYFLRRDAMKWFWDQYTTEEVERAQITASPLRATTEQLTGLPPALVITAEADVLRDEGEAYAAKLRAAGVPVTALRVQGAIHDFVMLNALRETRGAELAIGIATDILRKALA from the coding sequence ATGAAGAACCGTCCAGTCCTCGAACCCGCAGCCCAGTCCTTCGCCGATGCCACCGCCCAGCCGCCGTACCTCTACCAGATCCCCGTCGCCGAAGGCCGTAAGGCCGTGGACGACGTCCAGAACGGTGAGGGCGTCCCCCTGCCGGACGTCGACGAGGAGTGGACCACCGTCCACGGAGGCCCGACCGGCGACGTCCGCGCCCGGATCGTCCGCCCACGCGGCGCCACCGGCCCGCTTCCCGTCATCCTCTACATCCACGGCGCCGGCTGGGTCTTCGGCAACGCCCACACCCACGACCGGCTCGTCCGCGAACTCGCCGTCGGCACCGGGGCGGCCGTGGTCTTCCCCGAGTACGACCTGTCGCCTGAGGCGCGCTACCCCGTCGCTATCGAGCAGAACTACAGCGTCGCCCAGTGGGTCGCCCGCGAGGGACACCACAAGGACCTCGACGGCACCCGGATCGCCGTCGCGGGCGACTCGGTCGGTGGCAACATGACCGCCGCCCTCACCCTCATGGCCAAGCAGCGCGGCGACGTCACGCTCGTCCAGCAGGTCCTCTTCTACCCGGTGACCGACGCGAGCTTCGACACCGACTCGTACCACGCCTTCGCCGAGGGCTACTTCCTGCGCCGCGACGCGATGAAGTGGTTCTGGGACCAGTACACGACCGAGGAGGTCGAGCGTGCGCAGATCACCGCATCCCCCCTGCGTGCCACCACCGAGCAGCTGACCGGCCTGCCGCCCGCCCTGGTCATCACCGCCGAGGCCGATGTCCTGCGCGACGAGGGCGAGGCGTACGCGGCGAAGCTGCGTGCCGCGGGCGTCCCTGTCACCGCCCTGCGCGTCCAGGGCGCCATCCACGACTTCGTCATGCTGAACGCGCTGCGCGAGACGCGGGGCGCGGAGCTCGCCATCGGAATCGCCACCGACATCCTGCGCAAGGCCCTCGCATGA
- a CDS encoding ABC transporter substrate-binding protein produces the protein MRFGARLALAVIALAALVTACGVPQDTGTQSHTAVDCGPYARYGEHPGAKVTVYAENRDREADLFEETWADFVDCTGIDVQYEGDGEFEAQIQLRVDGGSAPDVAFFPQPGLLERFARAGKLKPASAGVVALAKEGWSADWNSYATVDGTLYGTPLVANVKSFVWYSPKFFRDRGLSVPRTWSELMAVTEKVAASGVKPWCAGIESAEATGWPVTDWIEDVLLRQQGTDVYDQWVAHKIPFNDPRVIKAMDTVGSVLKNDRYANGGFGPARSMASISFQEAGTPILSGDCAMHRQASFYADMWPKGTEIGPDKDVYAFLLPGADQAGRPVLGGGVFTAMFADRPEVRAFQEYLASADFANARMKKGPFVSANRGVDPANAATSVDRLSIQLLQDPGTQFRFDGSDLMPASVGAGTFWKGAVDWIGGANTRQVADSIERSWPSH, from the coding sequence ATGAGGTTCGGCGCGAGGCTCGCGCTCGCCGTCATCGCCCTCGCCGCCCTTGTCACCGCCTGCGGTGTCCCGCAGGACACCGGCACGCAGTCGCACACCGCCGTGGACTGCGGGCCGTACGCCAGGTACGGCGAGCACCCCGGCGCCAAGGTCACCGTCTACGCGGAGAACCGGGACCGGGAGGCCGACCTGTTCGAAGAGACCTGGGCGGACTTCGTGGACTGCACGGGAATCGACGTCCAGTACGAGGGGGACGGCGAGTTCGAGGCTCAGATCCAGCTCCGGGTCGACGGCGGGAGTGCGCCGGATGTGGCGTTCTTCCCTCAGCCCGGGCTCCTGGAACGCTTCGCGCGGGCGGGGAAGCTCAAGCCCGCGAGCGCCGGGGTCGTGGCCCTCGCGAAGGAGGGCTGGTCGGCTGACTGGAACAGCTACGCGACCGTGGACGGCACCCTCTACGGCACACCGCTTGTCGCGAACGTGAAGTCGTTCGTCTGGTACTCGCCGAAGTTCTTCCGCGACAGGGGACTGAGCGTTCCTCGCACCTGGTCCGAGCTGATGGCCGTGACGGAGAAGGTCGCGGCGTCGGGTGTCAAGCCGTGGTGCGCGGGCATCGAGTCCGCCGAGGCGACCGGCTGGCCCGTGACGGACTGGATCGAGGACGTCCTGCTGCGTCAGCAGGGCACGGACGTCTACGACCAGTGGGTCGCCCACAAGATCCCGTTCAACGACCCGCGGGTGATCAAGGCCATGGACACCGTGGGGTCCGTCCTCAAGAACGACCGGTACGCCAACGGCGGTTTCGGTCCGGCCCGTTCGATGGCGTCGATCTCCTTTCAGGAGGCCGGCACACCAATTCTCTCCGGCGACTGTGCGATGCACCGCCAGGCCTCGTTCTATGCCGACATGTGGCCGAAGGGCACCGAAATCGGACCGGACAAGGACGTCTACGCCTTCCTCCTGCCGGGGGCCGACCAGGCCGGCCGCCCTGTACTGGGCGGTGGGGTGTTCACCGCGATGTTCGCCGACCGTCCCGAGGTGCGGGCGTTCCAGGAGTATCTGGCCTCCGCGGACTTCGCGAACGCGCGTATGAAGAAGGGCCCGTTCGTCTCGGCGAACAGGGGAGTGGATCCGGCGAACGCCGCGACCTCGGTCGACAGACTCTCGATCCAGTTGCTCCAGGACCCCGGGACACAGTTCAGGTTCGACGGTTCGGACCTGATGCCCGCGTCGGTCGGCGCCGGGACGTTCTGGAAGGGAGCCGTCGACTGGATCGGCGGCGCGAACACCCGGCAGGTCGCCGACTCCATCGAACGGTCCTGGCCGAGCCACTGA
- a CDS encoding carbohydrate ABC transporter permease, producing MNDVRERLASRTFTSIAVVIAVLWTTPTLGLLLSSFRPEEEIKTTGWWTVFGTPHLTLDNYGEVLSGGGNGSGRLAEYFVNSVVITLPSVLFPLVLAFFAAYALAWIDFRGRDALVVGIFALQVVPLQMALVPLLKLFSQGWLFLPAWNLTGPARFGQVWFAHTVFALPFAVFLLHNFLAGLPRDLIEAARVDGASHGALLLRIVLPLARPALVSFAIIQFIWVWNDLLVALTLSGGTAETAPMTVRLASLAGTYGNEWQRLTAGAFVTAFVPLLVFICLRRHFAQGLLAGSVKG from the coding sequence GTGAACGACGTCCGGGAGCGTCTGGCCTCCCGCACCTTCACGTCGATCGCCGTGGTGATCGCGGTCCTCTGGACGACACCGACCCTCGGCCTGCTGCTCTCCTCGTTCCGCCCCGAGGAGGAGATCAAGACGACAGGCTGGTGGACCGTGTTCGGCACGCCGCACCTCACGCTCGACAACTACGGCGAGGTGCTGTCCGGCGGCGGGAACGGGTCGGGGCGGCTCGCGGAGTACTTCGTCAACTCCGTCGTCATCACGCTTCCCTCGGTGCTTTTCCCGCTCGTGCTGGCGTTCTTCGCGGCGTACGCCCTGGCGTGGATCGACTTCAGAGGGCGGGACGCGCTCGTCGTCGGCATCTTCGCGCTCCAGGTCGTGCCGCTCCAGATGGCGCTCGTCCCCCTCCTGAAACTGTTCTCCCAGGGCTGGCTGTTCCTGCCCGCGTGGAACCTCACCGGTCCCGCGCGTTTCGGCCAGGTCTGGTTCGCCCACACGGTCTTCGCGCTGCCGTTCGCGGTGTTCCTCTTGCACAACTTCCTGGCAGGGCTGCCCCGGGACCTGATCGAGGCCGCCCGCGTCGACGGCGCCTCGCACGGGGCGCTGCTGCTCCGGATCGTGCTGCCCCTGGCCCGCCCGGCCCTGGTCTCCTTCGCCATCATCCAGTTCATCTGGGTGTGGAACGACCTCCTCGTGGCACTGACGCTGTCGGGCGGAACGGCCGAGACCGCGCCGATGACGGTCAGACTGGCGAGCCTGGCCGGGACGTACGGCAACGAGTGGCAGCGGCTCACCGCAGGAGCCTTCGTGACGGCGTTCGTCCCGCTGCTCGTCTTCATCTGCCTCCGGCGGCACTTCGCACAGGGACTGCTCGCCGGATCGGTCAAGGGATGA
- a CDS encoding alpha/beta fold hydrolase has protein sequence MPRHARPTVVLVHGAFADASSFARVIPELTAAGMEVVAPAVPNRSLVDDAAYIASVIRAIEGPVILVGHSYGGAVITLAGAEDNVRALVYLAGYALQEGESLGELQGRFPDSGLADALVYTPFPVAGSTETGTDVSVEIEKFPALFAADVDPDLAAVLAVSQRPLAARAFSEAAPVAAWRTKPSWGLVASSDRTINPDVERYGYERAGMTTVEVDSSHLVMLAQPKAVAELIQDAARSTTH, from the coding sequence ATGCCCCGACACGCCCGCCCCACCGTCGTCCTCGTCCACGGCGCTTTCGCCGACGCCTCCAGCTTCGCCCGCGTCATCCCCGAACTGACAGCCGCCGGCATGGAAGTGGTGGCCCCGGCCGTGCCCAACCGCAGCCTCGTCGACGACGCCGCGTACATAGCCTCGGTGATCCGCGCCATCGAAGGCCCCGTGATCCTGGTCGGGCACTCCTACGGTGGTGCCGTCATCACCCTCGCCGGCGCGGAGGACAACGTCCGCGCACTGGTGTACCTCGCGGGATACGCACTGCAGGAGGGCGAGAGCCTGGGCGAGCTGCAGGGCCGCTTCCCCGACTCCGGTCTCGCCGACGCGCTCGTTTACACCCCGTTCCCGGTGGCCGGCTCCACCGAGACGGGCACCGACGTCTCGGTGGAGATCGAGAAGTTCCCCGCCCTCTTCGCGGCGGACGTCGACCCCGACCTCGCCGCGGTGCTCGCCGTCTCCCAGCGCCCCCTGGCCGCACGTGCCTTCTCGGAGGCGGCGCCTGTCGCGGCGTGGAGGACCAAGCCCTCGTGGGGCCTGGTCGCCTCCTCCGACCGCACGATCAACCCCGATGTGGAGCGCTACGGGTACGAGCGCGCCGGCATGACCACCGTCGAGGTCGATTCCTCCCATCTGGTCATGCTCGCCCAGCCCAAGGCCGTGGCGGAGCTGATACAGGACGCGGCCCGGTCCACCACCCACTGA
- a CDS encoding carbohydrate ABC transporter permease, giving the protein MSFDAVAQQPKLLYLLQGVAAFAAVVSLILLALHRGPVRRRAAALLLLAPALLLLTVGLLLPGLRTLVLSFTDSGGDAWAGFDNYVWMITDPRALVVLRNTLAWVVLVPLLATSVGLLYAAAVVRSRFRAFALSLVLMPMAISFVGAGVVWKFVYAYRPAEAGQIGLLNLLVVACGGEPRQWLVDSPWNVLFLIVVMVWTQAGFAAFVLAGAIRAVPGELTEAARLDGASPRQIFRRITMPSIRPTLLVVVLAQAIGTFKAFDIVKTMTGGQFGTGVIAHEMYDQAFRYGETGRGAALAMLLFVLVTPFVAHQVRAQRRAA; this is encoded by the coding sequence ATGTCGTTCGACGCCGTCGCCCAGCAGCCCAAGCTGCTGTACCTGCTCCAGGGCGTCGCCGCCTTCGCGGCGGTGGTCTCCCTGATCCTGCTTGCACTGCACCGGGGTCCGGTTCGGAGAAGGGCCGCGGCCCTTCTCCTGCTCGCCCCCGCGCTGCTGCTGCTCACGGTGGGTCTCCTCCTGCCCGGTCTGCGCACCCTGGTGCTGTCGTTCACCGACAGCGGGGGAGACGCGTGGGCCGGCTTCGACAACTACGTGTGGATGATCACCGACCCCCGGGCGCTGGTGGTGCTGCGCAACACCCTGGCGTGGGTGGTGCTCGTGCCGTTGCTGGCGACCTCGGTCGGTCTGCTCTACGCGGCGGCCGTCGTACGGTCGAGGTTCAGAGCGTTCGCGCTGTCCCTCGTCCTGATGCCGATGGCGATCTCCTTCGTCGGCGCGGGTGTCGTCTGGAAGTTCGTCTACGCCTACCGTCCCGCGGAGGCCGGGCAGATCGGGCTGCTGAACCTGCTCGTCGTCGCGTGCGGCGGCGAACCGAGGCAATGGCTCGTGGACTCTCCCTGGAACGTCCTGTTCCTCATCGTGGTGATGGTGTGGACACAGGCGGGCTTCGCGGCGTTCGTGCTGGCCGGCGCGATCAGGGCCGTTCCCGGAGAGCTGACCGAGGCGGCCCGACTCGACGGCGCGTCCCCCCGGCAGATCTTCCGGCGGATCACCATGCCGTCGATCAGGCCCACTCTGCTCGTCGTGGTCCTGGCCCAGGCGATCGGCACCTTCAAGGCCTTCGACATCGTCAAGACCATGACCGGCGGACAGTTCGGCACGGGCGTCATCGCCCACGAGATGTACGACCAGGCCTTCCGCTACGGCGAGACGGGCCGCGGTGCGGCACTCGCCATGCTCCTCTTCGTCCTCGTCACCCCCTTCGTCGCCCACCAGGTCCGGGCACAGCGGAGGGCAGCGTGA
- a CDS encoding ATP-binding protein, giving the protein MAVPGSAALSRPGLRGREAELERLRALIEAVRDGEGGAIALLLGEPGIGKTVLLQETVSIARAHGFVVSHGRAEELHELAPLASLASGLLHGDPPLLSSTDFADLAGHHDQRIWLVERLAQLIEERSAGTPVLIAVDDVQWADPLSRFALSVMPARLLSSPVLWLLTGRIDPELYGQGPRTTTLPLRPLSDTALAELARDVLGGDVPTQVAELLDGAGGNPFLAAEMLTGIAASGADAPEPPERLVLGVRDRLADLRPDTLHFLRIGSVLGRAFSLADAAALCGRPASGLSAEVDEAIAAALLHDDGERLLFRHDLLRQAVYADLAPSVRRALHREAASRLVAAGRSSTDAVPHLLKSAEPGDQEAIGLLGTAATDVIAVMPDLAADLAVRALELVPPHAPMAFDVGERAIVALTRAGRYTQARDTGDTLLARQPPLDVFARLQSVLGDTLWHLDDIHELTRRSTAALAAVTDPTIRARLTARQALARSRGRDLGAARETGERALAEAERSGDREARVLALWGLGEIALNAGDCAAAAEHHTALSVFDTAFLPEEAVARIHMDDFDAARRLLRTAGDVPLRPAMLTWAQGTLNMGLGRLDDADADLVTAERLEADLHLPGNLVNIRVNRGLLAMLRGDREAAREHLDVVRATVAGRPNTGNHATHRYFEAVVADAEGDHAAAAELVRSVQRDHHFLRWRLLRPHVVQAVRIALRGGERNLAEDLAAQAAEHATRNPSVPTAQGTAAHAAGLVNADHGLLERAVRILLTGPRPLPLAAASADLGRALLAAGDAAATPTLTRAHDIYAQAGADAEADRVQADLERATSRTGRRSGGRRPRLGQGWEALTASERKVARLIAAGHTNRSAAEALVVSPHTVNTHLASIFRKLSVRSRVHLARIVLAEGDAGTATGD; this is encoded by the coding sequence ATGGCGGTGCCCGGGAGCGCGGCGCTGAGCCGGCCCGGGCTGCGGGGCCGTGAAGCCGAGCTGGAGCGGCTGCGGGCCCTGATCGAGGCGGTGCGCGACGGCGAGGGAGGAGCGATCGCGCTGCTCCTGGGCGAGCCCGGGATCGGGAAGACCGTACTGCTGCAGGAGACCGTCTCGATCGCGCGGGCTCACGGGTTCGTCGTCAGCCATGGACGCGCCGAGGAACTGCACGAGCTGGCACCACTCGCCTCACTGGCCTCCGGCCTCCTGCACGGTGACCCGCCGCTGCTGTCCAGCACGGACTTCGCAGACCTCGCGGGCCATCACGACCAGCGCATCTGGCTCGTCGAACGACTGGCCCAGCTGATCGAGGAACGCTCGGCGGGCACACCCGTACTGATCGCGGTCGACGACGTCCAATGGGCCGACCCGCTGAGCCGGTTCGCCCTGAGTGTCATGCCGGCACGGCTGCTCAGCTCCCCGGTCCTCTGGCTGCTCACCGGCAGGATCGACCCGGAACTGTACGGGCAGGGGCCGCGGACGACGACCCTCCCCCTCCGGCCGCTGTCCGACACGGCCCTGGCCGAGCTGGCACGGGACGTCCTCGGCGGGGACGTGCCGACGCAGGTCGCGGAACTTCTCGACGGGGCGGGAGGCAACCCTTTCCTCGCGGCCGAGATGCTCACGGGCATCGCGGCTTCGGGCGCGGACGCACCGGAGCCGCCGGAGCGGCTGGTCCTCGGTGTACGCGACCGGCTGGCCGACCTCCGGCCGGACACCCTCCACTTCCTGCGGATCGGCTCGGTCCTCGGCCGCGCGTTCTCGCTCGCGGACGCCGCCGCCCTGTGCGGCCGGCCCGCCTCCGGACTCAGCGCCGAAGTGGACGAGGCGATCGCGGCCGCCCTCCTCCACGACGACGGCGAACGACTCCTGTTCCGCCACGACCTGCTCCGCCAAGCGGTGTACGCCGATCTCGCCCCCTCCGTACGCCGGGCGCTCCACCGTGAGGCAGCGAGCCGGCTCGTCGCAGCGGGCCGGAGCTCCACCGACGCGGTCCCGCATCTGCTGAAGAGCGCCGAACCCGGCGACCAGGAGGCGATCGGGCTGCTCGGCACGGCCGCCACGGACGTGATCGCCGTGATGCCCGACCTCGCAGCCGACCTGGCCGTACGCGCCCTGGAACTCGTACCGCCCCATGCACCCATGGCGTTCGACGTGGGAGAACGGGCCATCGTCGCGCTGACCCGCGCGGGCCGGTACACCCAGGCGCGGGATACCGGCGACACGCTGCTCGCCCGGCAGCCGCCCCTGGATGTCTTCGCCCGTCTGCAGTCCGTACTCGGCGACACGCTGTGGCACCTCGACGACATCCACGAGCTGACCCGACGGTCGACGGCAGCACTGGCCGCCGTCACCGACCCGACGATCCGCGCCCGGCTCACCGCCCGGCAGGCCCTCGCCCGGTCCCGCGGGCGCGACCTCGGGGCCGCACGCGAGACCGGCGAACGGGCACTCGCCGAGGCGGAGCGGTCCGGTGACCGGGAGGCCCGTGTCCTCGCGCTGTGGGGCCTCGGCGAGATCGCCCTCAACGCGGGTGACTGCGCGGCCGCCGCCGAACACCACACGGCGCTGAGCGTGTTCGACACGGCCTTCCTGCCCGAGGAGGCCGTCGCCCGGATCCACATGGACGACTTCGACGCCGCACGGCGACTGCTCCGGACGGCGGGCGACGTTCCCCTGCGCCCCGCCATGCTGACCTGGGCCCAGGGAACCCTGAACATGGGGCTCGGCCGGCTCGACGACGCGGACGCCGACCTCGTCACCGCCGAGCGGCTCGAAGCGGACCTCCACCTGCCCGGCAACCTGGTCAACATCCGCGTCAACCGCGGCCTCCTCGCGATGCTGCGCGGCGACCGCGAAGCCGCGCGGGAGCACCTGGACGTCGTGCGGGCGACCGTGGCCGGGCGGCCGAACACGGGCAACCACGCCACGCACCGGTACTTCGAGGCCGTCGTCGCCGACGCCGAAGGCGACCACGCGGCAGCGGCCGAACTGGTCCGCTCCGTGCAGCGTGACCATCACTTCCTCCGGTGGCGGCTCCTTCGCCCCCATGTCGTCCAGGCCGTGCGGATCGCCCTGCGCGGCGGGGAGCGGAACCTGGCCGAGGACCTCGCGGCCCAGGCCGCCGAACACGCCACCCGTAATCCTTCCGTGCCGACCGCACAAGGGACGGCCGCCCACGCGGCCGGCCTGGTGAACGCCGACCACGGACTTCTGGAGCGGGCGGTCCGCATCCTCCTCACCGGCCCCCGGCCGCTGCCCCTCGCCGCCGCATCCGCCGACCTAGGGCGCGCTCTTCTTGCGGCAGGCGACGCCGCTGCGACACCCACCCTGACCAGGGCGCACGACATCTACGCCCAGGCGGGGGCCGACGCCGAGGCAGACCGGGTCCAGGCCGATCTGGAACGGGCCACAAGCCGTACCGGCCGACGCTCCGGAGGCCGCCGGCCGCGCCTCGGCCAGGGCTGGGAAGCGCTCACGGCCTCGGAACGCAAGGTGGCCCGGCTGATCGCCGCGGGTCACACCAACCGGTCGGCCGCGGAGGCCCTCGTCGTCTCCCCACACACGGTCAACACCCATCTGGCGTCGATCTTCCGCAAGCTCTCGGTGCGCTCAAGGGTCCACCTGGCCCGGATCGTGCTCGCGGAGGGCGACGCCGGAACGGCGACCGGCGACTGA
- a CDS encoding GPR1/FUN34/YaaH family transporter: MSTASPTADSGDDARATPPDVPPGRRFEPDLRSMTRINLRPIASPMPLGFFTIAIASVMTGCLQLGILGEEARTAVALTVLPAFVLQLLVSFLAFGARDVIAATLMAVFAGSWLPYSLIMLSGAADGLKVLGVFNLALLCFGALMTAVTGPKRALWLVLAVSLPRWAATGLAGVTGAEWLTRTSGVLGLLVAVVAMYTAFALMLEDMRSEQVLPIGRSGPAHLAVEGDLSVQLRNLERQAGVRRTL, from the coding sequence ATGAGTACCGCCTCACCCACCGCCGACAGCGGCGACGACGCCCGGGCCACCCCGCCGGACGTCCCCCCGGGACGCCGTTTCGAGCCGGACCTCCGGTCGATGACCCGGATCAACCTGCGCCCGATAGCCTCACCCATGCCGCTCGGCTTCTTCACGATCGCCATCGCGTCCGTGATGACGGGCTGCCTCCAGCTCGGGATCCTCGGCGAGGAGGCGCGTACCGCCGTCGCCCTCACCGTGCTGCCGGCTTTCGTCCTCCAACTCCTGGTCAGTTTCCTGGCCTTCGGTGCCCGTGACGTGATCGCGGCGACCCTGATGGCGGTGTTCGCCGGCAGCTGGCTGCCCTACTCGCTGATCATGCTCAGCGGCGCGGCCGACGGCCTGAAGGTCCTCGGCGTCTTCAACCTGGCACTGCTCTGCTTCGGCGCGCTGATGACCGCCGTGACCGGGCCCAAGCGGGCGCTGTGGCTCGTCCTCGCGGTCTCTTTGCCCCGCTGGGCGGCCACCGGCCTCGCGGGCGTCACCGGCGCCGAATGGCTGACGCGCACGTCCGGGGTGCTCGGCCTGCTGGTGGCGGTCGTCGCGATGTACACGGCGTTCGCCCTGATGCTCGAGGACATGCGCAGCGAGCAGGTCCTGCCCATCGGCCGCAGCGGCCCCGCCCACCTCGCCGTCGAAGGCGACCTCTCCGTCCAGCTCCGCAACCTGGAACGTCAGGCGGGCGTGCGCCGCACCCTCTGA
- a CDS encoding GNAT family N-acetyltransferase: MEPRVTDRPEKSRYEILADGDADGTETAGFAEYHLSEGEIAFIHTEIDSRFAGRGLGGLLARGVLDDARARGLRVLPYCPFIRGWIGKHLEYADLVPEARRARFGL, translated from the coding sequence ATGGAACCCCGAGTGACCGACCGGCCCGAGAAGTCCCGGTACGAGATCCTCGCCGACGGCGACGCCGACGGCACCGAGACCGCGGGCTTCGCCGAGTACCACCTCTCGGAGGGCGAGATCGCCTTCATCCACACCGAGATCGACAGCCGGTTCGCCGGCCGGGGCCTGGGCGGGCTGCTCGCCCGCGGGGTCCTCGACGACGCCCGGGCCCGAGGGCTGCGCGTCCTGCCGTACTGCCCCTTCATCCGGGGCTGGATCGGCAAGCACCTCGAATACGCCGACCTTGTGCCCGAGGCGAGGCGCGCCCGCTTCGGCCTGTGA